From a region of the Gemmatimonadaceae bacterium genome:
- a CDS encoding alpha/beta hydrolase: protein MSVTTRGYAPVNGLRMYYEIEGPPAGDPLVYIPNAFGFAGLISFPALLESHSVITMDLQGHGRTADIPQRPLSIEQYANDVVALLKHLGIERADFFGFSFGGNTAAMIALRHPELVRRVATWGATFGPASVAHNPAMLRFDRPPTADDDAFAFKREAYKRVAPNPDQWPTLWAKVAGLAWDGFSNEELASIEAPLLIALGDRDFVRVEHAADAASRIRNGELAVVPDAGHNAPMSEPERVIPIIRHFLEKAERRKPVATAGMGYHPGETR from the coding sequence ATGAGCGTGACAACTCGCGGCTACGCGCCGGTGAACGGTCTCCGGATGTATTACGAAATCGAGGGCCCGCCGGCGGGCGACCCGCTCGTATATATCCCCAACGCCTTCGGCTTCGCCGGGCTGATTTCATTCCCCGCGCTGCTCGAGAGCCACTCAGTCATCACGATGGACCTTCAGGGGCACGGCCGCACCGCGGACATTCCGCAACGGCCGCTCTCGATCGAGCAGTACGCCAACGACGTCGTCGCGCTGCTGAAGCATCTGGGCATCGAGAGAGCCGATTTCTTCGGCTTCAGCTTCGGCGGCAACACGGCGGCGATGATCGCGCTTCGTCATCCCGAGCTCGTGCGTCGGGTGGCCACGTGGGGCGCGACGTTCGGCCCGGCGAGCGTCGCCCACAACCCGGCGATGCTGCGCTTCGACCGTCCGCCCACCGCTGACGACGACGCGTTCGCGTTCAAGCGCGAAGCGTATAAGAGAGTTGCCCCCAATCCGGATCAGTGGCCCACGCTCTGGGCGAAGGTCGCCGGCCTCGCGTGGGACGGCTTCTCGAACGAGGAGCTGGCATCGATCGAAGCGCCGCTCCTCATCGCGCTCGGCGATCGCGACTTCGTCCGCGTCGAGCACGCCGCCGACGCCGCCAGCCGCATTCGCAACGGCGAGCTCGCGGTGGTGCCCGATGCCGGCCACAACGCGCCGATGTCGGAACCCGAGCGCGTGATTCCGATCATCAGGCATTTTCTGGAAAAGGCGGAGAGGAGGAAGCCGGTTGCGACCGCGGGAATGGGCTATCACCCCGGCGAAACCCGCTGA